The Polyodon spathula isolate WHYD16114869_AA chromosome 10, ASM1765450v1, whole genome shotgun sequence genome contains the following window.
TCCAGTTCCTCACCTCATCACAGCAATGCATCCTGGCCATGCTTTCAGACAGGCGGATCATACTCTCCAGCTGCCTGACAGTGATCCGCCAAGCCGACTTGGTGACCCCTGATCCGTCTCTCTGGCGTAGGCGCTTGTACTGCTCAACGATGAAATCTTCTGACTCCTTTGAAATCTGAAAGAGGACAAAATTAAAAAGGAACAGCTTAATTTTACAAACCGTTAAAAACCCTCTAGGTCAAAACATTAACAAGTAGGGGCTTGGTTTACTACAAACTGACCATTAAGGTTGGGTTAGTTACCTTTGGTTTGAACTGCCTTGCAAAGAGCAGGTACCTCCGAACTTCATCCAAGGTATAGAGGCGTTCAACAGACTCTTCAATTCTGGAATGGAGATCCACTATACGTCTGGCTATGGCGTAATCCGTGACCTGGAACAATAAGAGACAAAATGAATATCGGCAAGAGTCATACATAAAAGCAGCTTTAAGTTTGCAGATAACAAGGAGAGGACATAGGGTATGTGCTGTTCAGTTCTTACCTCATTGCAATCGTCTACCAGAATGAAGAAGAGATCGAATCTGGACATGATGGGTGCAGAAAGATTCACATTCTGTTTCAGGGACTTTGACCTGTCGTAGCGCCCACCAACAGGGTTTGCTGCTGCTAAAATGGACGTCCGGGCATTCAGGGTGGCCTGTTAAAGGCATGAGTTTAGAAGATTTCTAAATTAACCAGGTGTCAGCCATTGCTTCAGTCAAATTTTCTCCAACCCGTCACCGTACACTTCACAGTTTGCTCACAAGTCCTACCTACGTCATCGTGTTTATCACCAGGTGCTTTACCTTGACTCCCGCTTTGGTGATTGAAATAGTCTGCTGCTCCATGGCTTCATGGATAGCCACCTGATCCTTTAGGTCCATCTTATCAAACTCATCAATACAGCAGACTCCctaccaaacaaacaaattatcCATTACAATTTAAGAATCTCACTTGACATACGTTAAATTTAGCGAACATTCAAAATAGCcgaattaattatttaatcagcTGTACCGAATGTAACAAAACAGTACATTctatataaaagtgcattacAGTTTTGACCTACTCAGCTAGAACAAATTCTCACAGCAACATAAAAACTAGATGCACAAGAAACACAAGTTTTTGGCCTTTCTATATTTCTTTATCTTATTACTGATGGAAGTGTAACTTTACAGATGAACTACTTACATTGTCAGCCAGCATCAGCGCGCCAGCCTCAATGACAAACTCATGGGATTCTTCATCCCTCACTACAGCAGCAGTCAGCCCGGCAGCACTGGAGGCTTTTCCACTGGTGTATACAGCTCTGGGACTGAACTCTTCAATATGCCTGGGGGGACAATGACaacataaaactatttttttagtTCCTTTATGTACAGTACCAACAGCAGATTTCAATGGTGACCTCATCTAAATGTAGATAGAAGCAAGCCAAggccaacaacaaaataaaaaaaaaataaggagcGAGCCATGGCAATGCAATAGGTTCCAATGCAGAGAGACGTAGTGTTGCCAGGTCTGCGGTTTTCCCACAGAATTcggctactttaaaaacacagccgcgggaaatattaaggagtcgcaGGTTGATAATACAATTAGAatagtggtataactttaaaaaatttaaacttttttcaagtttgcaatattgtttgggatacagtaccagcattagtatttcaataaagggatcacgctgtaatttGGTTGCTTCTCTGGTATGAATGTttatttgtcccttcagagcttccatACAAATTTGCTGATTTGGTGACACatggatgagctgtactggggcttgtagtttgtatcaaatttatactaggtatcttttcttattaaagcttttgattgtttgttttttaatgcataggCCTGCATGTTAacaataagcttgctttcagttgaaacaaataattgggctatttttgcAGTGAATTTTGGctataaacccagcagaaatctggcaaccctgttTCAGATACCCACTTGAGGAACTGGCTCTTTGCAGTACTGGGATCTCCAACGATACAGACATTGATGTCACCACGCAGCGATGTCTTCTCCATTGTGGTCTTGGGAACTCCTCCAAACAGCATCAACAGGATGCCTCTCTTCACCTCATCATTACCTAACagagaaacaacaaaacatgGATGAGGATGACAGCATTCTCCATCAAAACCTCAGTAGCTCAAAGACTTCTGGTTTAACAAGCATACCATGGCGAGCAACACTACTTCAACCAAAACCTCACAAGATGCAGTTTTTGACTGAGCATAAGATAACTGGTTTATGTAAATATGCTAACAGTTCTATAAATATTTCCCTGTAGCTGCTATTGGTTGTTAATCAATCCAGTATAGCCAACCTCTTACCGTGTATGGTGGGGAAAAGGCTTGTACAGAGGTTGTGGTACAGGTTCTTATCCTGGCTCATCTCAAACACCTTCTCCCACTCCTTCACCGACATCTGGTTCTTAATGCTCTCAGCAGTCTGCTCTTCATCTCGTAGCTCCTTACCGCCGAACTAAATCAGCACAAAGGAGTTCCTTTTACAACACTGAAGAACCAACTACTTAGAGTTGACATTTGTGTTCTAACTGGTAGGACAGCTAGACTAACATGGTGCAGAATACAGATGGcgtaatattttgtaataaatgtagCAGAATTCGTGCCCTGTGCTTTAacagggtgttttatttaaacgTTTACCtaataaaattagaaaaatgcAGTTAGAAATGTAGAACcagtctctctctgtttctgcaCTAACTTATGAATGGCCGGCTTTGACGGTGGCTCCCCGTATTTCTTAACAGGATATTTTCCTTTAAATAATTCTCTGCACATTTCGTATGATTTTGTTTTAGTATgtttcaaccaaaaaaaacatgttgcttgaTGTTTAACGTCatacttacagtggctctcaaaagtattcaccccccttggacttttccacattttgttgtgttacaacgtggaattaggagtttttgccactgatcaacgcaaaaaagtctataatgtcaaagtgaaaaataaaatctacaaattgttctaaattacaaatataaaacagaaaataatttattggataagtattcaccccctttgctatgacacacctaaataagctctggtgcaaccaattgtttttagaagtcacataattagttgaatggagtccacctgtgtgcaattaaggtgtttcacatgatttcaggttaaatacacctgtctctgggaggtcccacagttggttagtacatttcctaacaaaactacatcacgaagacgaaggaacatttaaagcaaatccggaataaggttcttcaaaagcatcaatcaggcGTAgggtataagaacatttccaaggcactgaatatcccccggagtacagtaaagtgcattattaagaaatgtacagcatatggcacaactgtgaatctgtctagaacaggccatcctcaaaaactgagtatccgggcgagaagggcactaatcatggaggccaccaagaggcctatgacaactctaaaggagttacagtattccacggctgagctgggagacactgtacatacggcaacaatagcaagccattgttgaaaaaaaaaaaaactcacatcaaatctcggctagagtttgccagaaggcatgtgggagactctgagactaagtggaaaaagattctatggtctgatgagactaaaatagAGATTTTCAGCCTCAACGCTAAGCGAGCCTAACATTGCACATCATCCtgtgaacaccatccctaccatgaagcatggtggtggcagcatcatactatggggatgcttctctgcatcagggcctggaaagcttgtgaagatagaggccaaaatggatgcagcaaagtacagagaaattctggagaaaaacctgctgaagtctgcaagagacctgggacgtgggagaagattcatcttccagcaagacaatgaccccaaacatacagccaaagctacactggaggtgcttaaacaaaaaggtcaatgtcctggagtgtcCCAGCCAAAAcaccggacctcaatccaattgagaatatgtggaaagagttgaaaattgctgctcAAAGGTCCCCGTCCAACTTGACGGAGATTGAgcatccaaatagactcatggctgtaattgctgccaaatgtgcctctaccaaatattgactcaagggagtgaatacttatgcaatcaattattttcttttttgtaattgtaattaatttagaacaatttgtagattttatttttcactttgacattatggactttttttgtgttgatcagtgacaaaaactcctaattaaataaattttgattccatgctgtaacaataaaatgtggcaaagtccaaggggggggtgaatacttttgagagccactgtaaaacagaaaaaaacacaaaaacaccaacacattCCTTGAATAAAACACATATTCACTCTTTTACAGCTCACCCTCAACTGATCTGATCCACCTTATTACAGCCCCCATATGGCAGTCAAGGTCTGAACTAAAACGAGACTAGTGTTAGATTCCCCTGTCATATCTTGAAAAGGAAAGGGAAATCTAATATTCAAACTTTATCATTCTAAGTTAGGAGGCTGTGTTGTCCAGtgtaaagaaatgggcttgtaaccaggaggtgcccggttcaaatcctagctcagccactaactcattgCGACGTtcttgtaagtaactctgcagctgatgcatagtccacacaccctagtctcgtatcttgtaaagcgctttgtgatgttggtccactatgaaaagagctatattaaaattattatttattattgggtaaacttaaataaaacacccttggagaaaaaaaaagttacagacaGTTACCAAAGAACGGGTCAATGTGTTGAACTAACAGGTTGGAAGGGCAAAAGGGCTCTTAACTACCTACAGCGGAGCAGATAGCAAAGTGTCAATCTGTATTACTTTCATTTTATGGCCCTCAGACCCCCTGCTCCTAACTCACACATACCCGGGGATTAGTCGGTGCCACATAACAGGCTAGGAAGGCCAGCTTGTAGGAGAGGTCCCTCACTCCCAGAGCTCGCAATCCTCGGACTCCCTCGTTTTCATAACCCTCTGAGCCAGCAACACGGGAGCTTGTCTCAGAACGCgaacctgaaaaagaaaagtcacCACCGGAGTTAAAATGCCTccaaacaaaatcaaatacatcAATAAAGACCTCCTTTAGGTGGGCCGTTGAGATGATTAAAGCAGATTGTACTACAAAGCAATAACAAATTCAGGAAGGGCCTCATTCGTAAATCAGAGAGAGCAGTAGTCAATTAGTAAAACAACCAGCTTTGAATAATATTCCAGGGTGAAGACAAGTCAAAGGCTAATACCTGGGGAAGAAAGCTGTGACACATCAGGGACAACAATCAGAGTGCCGGTAAAGTCACACTTGTCCCCAGCCTGGGCCGTTTCCACTGCCTCGGCACGCAGGATCACCTCCAGACTGCGAGGGATGCTGCCACGGGGCAACTCTGCCTGCGTCTCCTGAACACGAACCTGAAGAGGAAGATGGGGaggtttgtttatatttgtacaaagcaaaaacaaaacaaaaacagggccTCATATTCGTAAACCAGAGTGTGGTAATCATTCAATGGCATCTTTTTAATGTTGTACAGACTTTGGAAAACAGAGACTATAAGTGAAGTTTACAATAAAACCCCAGAAACGaccaagacaaacaaacaaaaaacagcagctttggTTCACCAAATTCTTCACAGTAGTTGTTCAACGTACCTTCTGAAAGTCAACAAATCTTGATTTGTTGGTGTCTAGCATGAATCTCCTCCTATTGCTACAGACTGGGTTTCGGCAGATGTTGGGCTGGGTGTACTTGAACTGCTGCTCTACATCTTTAACCACAGTCTGGCAGTCGAGACACAGGAACGTGCCACTGACCAGCTCAGGGTGAACAGGGTGGGTACGAACCACCTGGCCGCTGATCCGTACCAGAGCGCCAACCCGTGCAGTCGTTAATTCCCTGATCCTGGACAGGAAAGAGGATTGGGTCTCAGTGAGCAGGAGGAGCAATGGCTTTAATATCTGTAAGTGAGCAACAGCTGACCTAAGCCATGAGAAACACACTGCACTGATGTACAGTGAACACAGCCAGCACATCTGATTTAATTCCACTGTTCTCTTTGACACGTGTCGCATTGCTTACCAAAAACAACTCAAATTCCTTCAGCTTAGAACACATGACCCTCTAATAATGATCCGTCTAAGAAACTGCAGGTGATCTTGTGAAAATAACACCTATCTACTGataattaagttatttatttaatacttaaGGATAACCAATATGCAAGCAGTATTTCAATTTACAACTCTTTCTAATTTATGGTTTCACATGGTCTTTTTAATAGCCTGACACCAAACAGATGTAATGCATTCTTACTTGTGTCTTGATGGCAGATCCTGGATTGCCAGATAGAACTCCTTGTTGGCTGGAATCATATTCCCGTGATCTCGAGCAAAACTTCGCACAGCCCGGCACAGAAAAGGATACACTCTGAAAGGAAACCATGTGTAAtgggattactttttttttttttttttttttttttttttttttttttaaagatacagccATTTATTCATATGACAGTATTTGATAATGTTCCATCATACACCCTGCTGCTTTCTCTCCTTGTTTACTTAAAACATTCACTTTAGCATATGTGCAAATGGATCACAACCAAAATTTACTTCAAACTTGCCAAGTGTTGGTTCATTACCTGTAGTACTCCTCCTGAACAGTGGTTGCAAGCTCTTGGTTAAACTGCTCCAAAT
Protein-coding sequences here:
- the LOC121322312 gene encoding zygotic DNA replication licensing factor mcm6-B-like, coding for MDIPEPAAGANGQHVKDDLAEKCQKLFQDFLEEFQNSDGDVKYLRDAEELIRPERNTLLVSFADLEQFNQELATTVQEEYYRVYPFLCRAVRSFARDHGNMIPANKEFYLAIQDLPSRHKIRELTTARVGALVRISGQVVRTHPVHPELVSGTFLCLDCQTVVKDVEQQFKYTQPNICRNPVCSNRRRFMLDTNKSRFVDFQKVRVQETQAELPRGSIPRSLEVILRAEAVETAQAGDKCDFTGTLIVVPDVSQLSSPGSRSETSSRVAGSEGYENEGVRGLRALGVRDLSYKLAFLACYVAPTNPRFGGKELRDEEQTAESIKNQMSVKEWEKVFEMSQDKNLYHNLCTSLFPTIHGNDEVKRGILLMLFGGVPKTTMEKTSLRGDINVCIVGDPSTAKSQFLKHIEEFSPRAVYTSGKASSAAGLTAAVVRDEESHEFVIEAGALMLADNGVCCIDEFDKMDLKDQVAIHEAMEQQTISITKAGVKATLNARTSILAAANPVGGRYDRSKSLKQNVNLSAPIMSRFDLFFILVDDCNEVTDYAIARRIVDLHSRIEESVERLYTLDEVRRYLLFARQFKPKISKESEDFIVEQYKRLRQRDGSGVTKSAWRITVRQLESMIRLSESMARMHCCDEVQPKHVKEAFRLLNKSIIRVETPDVNLDQEEVEPEEEDAAVQHGVNGNDGVVPNGVSGDAHGISGHAENGVSGSAAQPSLILSFTEYRRISNLVVLHLRQAEEEEDESTLKKSGLINWYLKEIESEIDSEEELVNKKKMIEKVIHRLVHYDHILIELTQSGLKGSAEAAEAETGEDPFLVVNPNYTLED